One Mycolicibacterium fortuitum subsp. fortuitum genomic window carries:
- a CDS encoding methyltransferase family protein, which produces MSTDLRVAIQSVLGLVALGALLFIPAGTLDYWQAWVFLSVYAVLAIASTVYLLRKDKAIVERRMRVGQKAESRPVQKVVVLVIVNLSIALPVFCALDHRFGWSPVPTAVSLIGNAMFAVGLGITMFTMLQNSYASANITVESEQKLVSTGLYGLVRHPMYMGALIMVAGMPLALGSWWGLAVLIPVLALYAFRIHDEEELLGQQLAGYGEYMQKVHYRLVPLVW; this is translated from the coding sequence ATGAGCACCGATCTTCGGGTGGCGATTCAATCCGTACTCGGCCTGGTTGCGTTGGGAGCGCTGCTGTTCATACCGGCGGGGACGCTCGACTACTGGCAGGCGTGGGTCTTCCTGTCGGTGTACGCGGTACTGGCAATCGCCTCCACCGTCTACCTGTTGAGGAAAGACAAGGCGATCGTCGAGCGGCGCATGCGGGTCGGGCAGAAGGCCGAATCGCGACCGGTGCAAAAGGTCGTGGTGCTCGTCATCGTGAACCTGTCCATCGCCCTGCCGGTGTTCTGTGCGCTCGACCACCGCTTCGGCTGGTCTCCGGTGCCCACCGCGGTATCCCTGATCGGTAACGCGATGTTCGCCGTCGGCCTTGGCATCACGATGTTCACCATGCTCCAGAACAGTTATGCGTCGGCCAACATCACCGTGGAGTCGGAGCAGAAACTGGTCTCCACCGGGCTCTACGGGCTTGTGCGACACCCCATGTACATGGGCGCCTTGATCATGGTCGCGGGGATGCCTCTGGCCCTCGGATCATGGTGGGGCCTGGCCGTTCTCATTCCCGTGTTGGCCCTTTACGCCTTCCGTATCCACGATGAGGAAGAGCTGCTCGGACAGCAACTCGCGGGTTACGGCGAGTACATGCAGAAGGTGCACTATCGACTGGTGCCGCTCGTTTGGTGA